The following nucleotide sequence is from Amblyraja radiata isolate CabotCenter1 chromosome 22, sAmbRad1.1.pri, whole genome shotgun sequence.
atggcagaaggcaaaaagttgcaataaaaggcactttttcaggttggctgccagtgactagtggagttccacaaaGAAGTGCTGGGGGCCacttctcttcacgttgtatattaatgatttcgacTAGGAGATTGaaagctttgtggccaagtttgcagatgatgctgcgATAGGCAGGGCAGAATAAGAaaggactctgcagaaagacttggacagtttaggagagtgggcagagaagtgacagatggaattcagtgtagcaaagtgcggagtcatgcattttggtaataaaggcatagattatgttctaaatggagagagagaatccagaaattagaggtacagagagacttgggagtgctggtgcaggactcccaaaaagctactttgcaagtcgaatcaggaGTAATGAAGGCAAgttcaatgctaacatttatatcaagaggactgtaaaacaaaatcagaaaattctgaggctccataaggagctggttataccgcatttggagtacaatGAGCAAAATTGGGCCccgtttctgaggaaggatgtgctggctctggagagggtctcgAGGAGATTGACAAGAATGATTacaggttagcatatgatgagctcttgacagcactgggcctctactcactggagtttagaacgttgagggtgaacctcattgaaacttacagaataatggaaagcatagatagagtggatgtggaaaggatgtttccactggtgggagagtctaggaccagaggtcatagcctcagaattaaagagcgttcttttagaaaggaggtgaggaggaactgctttagtcagagggtagttaatctgtggaactcattgccacagagggctgtggaggtcaagtgtggatatttttaaggcagagatagacaaattcttgatttgaacgggtgtcacagggagaaggcaggaaaatgggattaggaatccgagagagatcagccatgattgaatggtgccgttGGCTTGataggccgattggcctaattctactccaaaatCTTGTGAACTTGGGAACTTGGGAAAACTTACAATCGGAAGAAGTCAACtttaaacattttaaaagttGGTGAACTTTAGTCAATTTATGTTATTTTCCAAGTGAACAATAAAAAATAATGTATAATGCATCAGAGAGTTATGATCCACATGTTGTAGCATGTTGAGTAGTTATTCCAATCTTGCTCCAAAATAATATTGTGAAATTGTtaaacttgtactcgctagaatttagaagattgaggggggatcttatagaaacttacaaaattcttaaggggttggacaggctagatgcaggaagattgttcccgatgttggggaagtccagaacaaggggtcacagtttaaggataaaggggaaatattttaggaccaagatgagaaaaacatttttcacacagagagtggtgaatctgtggaattctctaccacagaaggtagttgaggccagttaattggctatatttaagagggagttagatgtggcccttgtggctaaagggatcagggggtatggagagaaggcaggtacaggatactgcgttggatgatcagccatgatcatattgaatggcggtgcaggctcgtagggccgaatggcctactcctgcacctattttctatgtttctatgtttctaaactctgATAAACAAAGTTCCTCAGATTTAGATTAAAATATTATTCAAGCTATATTCACGAACAGGTGAGATTTTGTTTCAACATTAAAGGAAGGAGAGATTCAAAGGTATTAGCAGTAAGGAGAGGTTGTGCAAACGTGGATTGATTTCTCGggagcgtcagaggctgaggggaaacctgatcgCCGATGACTATGTTGAGaatcatagatagggtggacagttagAATCTTTCTGCcagggatggaaatgtcaaaaaacTGGAGCTTTAAGGGCGTGTCCCACagcgatttttttcagcgcatcCGGGCATcactgactgacgtatcaggtcaccgaaaaatttgcggcgtgacgcggcgtgatgacgtattgatgcgcggtgtttttctcaagtgtcgcaacatttttttgtcaccgctggattttgaaatgttcaaaatcctttggcgacactgatatgatgccggcagtcgccgaaaaaaaatcaccaagtgggacaagcccttcaaggagatgtatggggcaagttttttaaccagaggatggtgggtgcctggaacacgttgtCAGGTGTGGTGATGCAGATACtacagtggtatttaagaggcttttagataagcacagggattagagggatatggataacatGCAtggccaaaggtagacacaaaatgctggagtaacttagtgggacagacagcatctctggagagaaggaatgggcgacgtttcctgCCGAGACccgtcatcagactgaagaagtgtctcgacccgaatcgttacccattccttctctccagagatgctgcctgtcccgctgagttactccagcattttgtgtctaccttcgatttaaaccagcatctgcagttctttcctacacacgcaaggcagggattagtttaacttgtttggcacatacattgtggaccaaagggcgggAGCCATctgtgctgaactattctatGTTTAAAAATTGTATAAACTTCTGCTCTCTGAAAATTGAAAATGTTATTTAatgaaaaagtgtcgatattctacattctgtaccttccccttggCTCTCTATTCATTGTgcttcagtttgacttgattgtattaggTATAGtattatcttcttcttcttcttgcgtatggcgtgcacagcctaaagttgtaggacaacttgtactatttgatcatatttgattgtgcaagccaggttgattgcattaatcaaaacagggcggaccgcgtgaaggttgcaatctcccaccccatagtattatctgacctgtttggatagcatgcaaaacaaagattttcattgtacctcagcaaAAATAAACCTAGACATAAAGTATCATTCTGCAGATTTTCAACCAGAAATAATAACCTTCGctctgcttccacagatgctgttttatcTGCTGAGTTTTTTTGTTAGCTTCAGTGTGCAACTTCTACAGTCTCTTGTGATTCCATTAAAAACAATGTAAAAGCTGGACCTCAATTAACCAGGAGACTGTTTAGCATggattagtatagagatacagcatggaaacaggccctcctgccCGCTGaatccagcgatccccgtacactaacactgccctacacacaagggacaatttgcaattttaacaaaagtcaattaacctacaaccctgtggggttttggagtgcgggagggaaccggggagaacatacaaactccgtacagacagcatccatggtcaggatcaaacccaggtctcttgagctgtaaggcagccacttgaCAGCTGCCCCACTATGCTGCCCCTTTTTTTCAGCCAGAGGTTGAAAGAAAAGgcatggcactgtggcacagcggtagagttgctgccttgcagcgccagagaccccggttcaatcctgactacgggtgctgtctgtatggagtttgtatgttctcactatgaagtgggtgggttttctccgggtgatcccgtTTCCTCCCGTACTCCCAAAGACTTatagatttgtagtttaattgtcttcaattgaattgtaaattgtccccagtgtgtgcaggataatgttagtgcgcggggatcgctggtcggcgcggactcggtgggccgacgggcctgtttccgcgctgtgtctctaaaccaaactaaaaaatgAGTTTAATAGGCAATGCATGGAAATATTATCTGGGAGAAATTGGATTGTGTTTCTTTGCATTGGGTGGGTGGAAGTGAAGCACGTGGGACCACGTACTCAGCAGGTGTTTATCTTAAACACGCAAACGCAGAAGGGTGATGCTCATTGATAGAGAGCAAGCCCAACCCACCAAAGGGCCAGCCTACTACAGTCGGAGTTTGGTCTGAGATATGCTCCGCTGCAGACTATAAAAATGCAGACAAGACTCCAGACCAACACCAGCTTTCTCGTGCAAGAAGTAGCAGTGAAAGATTAACAGACACAATGGtgactctgactaaagaacagGCTGACATCATCGAAGAAATTTGGAGCCATGTGGACAAGAAGCTTATAACTGCTCGTGCCCTGGAAAGGTATGATGAGAATGTCTTTTTGTTTCAAGTTTAATTCATGCATTATATCTTCACGTCTGGTTGAATTGAAGGTTCTGTCATTCTCAATGCTTTCGTAAACCTTGTTACAGAGTGAGGGAGCTtgtattccacaggttcaccgagGTTCGGGTCAACTTTATGGAAGCTCATCAGATAACGTGATGCAAAATGGTGCAGTGAAAACAGCAGTACAACCCAGCCACCCTCTATCGTGGGGTAGGCCGgctccccttccaccccccctctcccccaccccccccccccccccccaatctttgcacatccccaaatccAGGACTTTcctctcatcactttaatttcacgtttcgtgtatcttaagtaagtaagtacgtttattggccaagtattcacatacaaggaatttgccttcgtgctccgcccacaagttctTGTTGTATCTTGTTGTATTTTATGACTATTTGGCAGACCAATTAACCTCCTGGGGtgaataaagttatatcgtattgTAGCGTGCTGTTTGAGTTTGAATGACTCTCACCCAAACGTTGGCAACTttgcttttttcccccctccAGGGTGTTTGCAGTGTATCCCTGGACGACCAGACTATTTTCCAAGCTGAATGGGAAATTCAAAGCCACCGATGCTGGAGTCCAAGAACATGCGGCCAAAGTGGTATCAGCTCTGGACATTGCGGTCAAGAACATAAATAACATCAACTTCAAACAACTCAGCAGCGAACATCAAAAAATCGGAGTGGACACACAGAACTTCACGGTGAGAATTGATCATTTTACTATCCATTTTATTTTTGCCAAGGGGATGTTGCAAGTACAGTCAGGTTTCAGACTCGGAGCAGAGTGTGTCAGCACAACATGGAGGATTGAAACGCCATGGAAAATAAAGTTTTCTTTAGTAAAAGGATTTCCAATCgatatttcagttcagtttagtttattgtcacgtgtacccaggtacattAAAAAGTTTTTATCTTGCGTGCAAAGTTGGACGGGAACATTGGACATCGGGTTCACAGATTGGAGGAATGTTATCAGTTATAGGCACCGGCATACTGATTCACACACTggatcagacacaaaatgctggagtaactcagtgggtcaggcaacatctttggagtttgccaCGGTGCAGGTttagctgacccgctgagttactcttccattttgtgtctatgtttggtgtaaaccaacacctgcagttccttcctacacgcacaTGTCTTTCTATTCAACGTTAAATAATGTATCTAATTGCCTTttcatatgtttaaaaaaaattcctacATGTATGATACGTTCGTTGGGAGattagagatttgttttccagctttgtttaaaatgcatatcattttttttttccagGCTTTGGGACAAACATTCATTGTTGAACTCGCCCTGCAGTATAAACTTCAGTTCACCACCAAAAAGCATGTAGCCGCCCACAAGTTTTTTAAGCAGGTGGCGGAAGCACTGTCCAGCAACTACCATTAAATTGAAATCCACCGGCATCTTCTATACTTCAAAGAAAGAATGCAATGAAAACTTGCATCTTCAATATCTAAGATATTCTGTCTGCTTGCTTAAAGAACTATCTGGTTCTAATTACGCTGGAATAAAGTTGGTGTGAATTGCCTCTTTGTATGCAGATTTATCCACATGTTTTGGAAAATGTCTCTTAGTTTTCATTCTGCTTCAATAAAGAACCAATATTAACCCCAACAATTGCAATATATGAATTCTTTATTTAACTTAAGCATAATGACAATTTGGATCACAAATGATCCGTGgctttgtgggcaagttggccaaagggcctgtttccacacagtatgttTCCATGACTCTATCTCCAATTTGGTTTAGATACAGTGCagtaataggcccttcagcccaccgtgtcagaacccaccagtgattcccgcacattaacactatcctacacactggggacaatttttttagatttataccaagccaattaacctgcaaacctgtaggtctttggagcgcgggaggaaactgaaaatctcagagacaacccacgcaggtcacggggagaacttacaaactccatacagacaagcacccgtagtcaggatcgaacctgggtctctggtgctgtaaggcagtagctttaccgctacgccaccatgcctcccagggtttgatcctgactatgggagctggctctgcggagtttgtatgttctccttgtgaccgtgtgggttttctcccaaatATAAAAATGAGACATATTTCAGAAGAGTCTTACTCTTCCTTTGGACATGGTAAAGTATTTTACACTCAATGAGATATATTTGAAGTACATTCATATTGAACGTCAGAGAGCCACAATAGTCACTATTTGATCAATCCGACCCTTGTTCAAATAGTGTACCAGAGAAATCAGTCAAGGTCTACTGTTAATATGGTCAGTTTGGGCTTGTCAATAAATCTGAATAGTTAAGTATTCAAGAGCAAGTTTTAGAAGTGAGTGGTTTGCGTGTGCAACATCCCTGCCCTTGCTCAAATATTGTATCAAAGAAACAGGCAGGGTCCTCTGTTAAAATGCATGTTCCTTACTTGTGGCAAATTAGAAAAATGACTTACACATTACCAAGTCTGAATCCTTGCTTTAGTTTAAGCATTGTAGCGGCATCTGCTAGCGCACGCATATATCGAACCcgccgttcggaagccgcggtcacgtgactcgggaggggcttctTGTTTCGTGCGGTTTTtcacttgcgcgcgttagttcagcgctgaccaccgttgtgggcagacgtgtctggagaacctgtatactggatatcgaactttcgaataaagatctgttgaaaactccagtagtcgtttctcagaccactaaagcaTAATGAAAATTTGGATCGTGAATGAAAATTTGGATCATAAATTGTGATCTCTAATGTAAACCATGaaaacaagggtggcacagtggcacagcagtagtgttgctgccatacagcgtcagagacccaggtttgatcctgactacaggtgctgtccacacagagtttatatgttctccctgtgaccacgtagggctTTCTCCACATGCTTCCACAttacaaagaagtgcaggtttgtaggtttatttgtTTCGATAAACTGTCCTTAGTGTGAAGGATAGAGCtagtaaacgggtgatcgattggttgggtacagttttcgtctccaaatctgaggaaggacattcttgccatagagggagtgcagagaaggttcaccagactgattcctgggatgtcaggactttcttatgcagaaagactggatagactcggattgtactcgctagaatttaggagattgaggggggatcttatagaaacgtacaaaattctcaagggattggacaggctagatgcaggaagattgttcccgatgttggggaagtccaggacaaggggtcacagcttaaggatagaggggaaatcctttagaaccgagatgagaaaaacattttttacacagagagtggtgaatctctggaactctctgccacagaaggtagttgaggccagttcattggctatatttaagagggagttagatgtggcccttgtggctagacggatcagggggtatggagagaaggcaggtacgggatactgagttggatgatcagccatgatcatattgaatggcggtgcaggctcgaagggccgaatggcctactcctgcacctattttctatgttggctGGAATTGgttggaatagaatagaatagaatagaatctttaattgccacgcaaccagggttggtggtatttgggttcggtacatgatggtacactgcttttgttacataccactaataacacagatcaccgtaataaagtgcatccataccacatcacaaatcacaaatctcaccaacaatacatagtgcaaaaaaacaaacaaagaccatagacaagacactgtatacatcaaagtcatattattgtctgattattggacggaattgagagttcttattgctgaggggaagaaactgtttttaaagcgggtggttttagtagcaagtgacctgaggcgcctccccgaagggagagactgaaaaaggtgatttgctggatgggagtggtccgagatgatcttttttgcccgttttgaggtacgttggagataactagaatggattgaggggaggggggagttgatgatcctggaggccttggagacaatgcgttgtattctgtgtagtgagtgactatcggtgttaccgtaccagactgtgattgaggaggtgatgatgctttcaatgattgattgatagaaacggaccaggaggtgtttatcgactctgaactttttgagctgtctgaggaaatataggcgttgttgacctttcttgatgacgtggtctgcattgatgtgccattttagattattggagatataggtgcctagaaacttaaatgagttcgtggaggttatggggtgagagttgatatggaccgggggtttgtggttttgattgcgtctgaaatctatgatgatttctaaggtctttgaagtattaagctggaggttgttgtctgcgcaccatttgactgcgctatcgactgttagatggtattgtgattctttgttgtctgagataaggccaattattgttgtgtcgtctgcatatttaaaatttttaactgagctgcattgggatgtgaggttgttggtgtaaagtgagaagagctggggtgacagaacgcacccttggggggctcctatgttgagagtcaaagggctggagagtttttcacccaccttgactctttgctgtctgtttgttagaaagtgtagaatccaatggcacatggctgggtgaatgctcATGTCCAGGAGCggtctcggtaggccgaagggcctgtttccacgttgtatctctgaaaAAAAGAGGCTAATTGCAATTGGGCCTTACTCTTTCCCTGGATATGCCAATGTTCCTTAGATACTGCTGTAAGATACTGATGATTCAAAGCTAAATGTACATGCTCCTGAAACTTATAAGAAAAAAAGGAAGTGAGTCACAATATTACTCACATGAGAGAATATgatgaaattcaattcaattcaattcaatgcaaaTGATCCTGGACCCCTACCCAATTGAACTGTAACTTCATCAGAAGAAATGCAATAGTTCAGGAAATTGGTGCAAATCCACCTTCTTAAGGGCAAAGGACTTGGTGATATGTACTTACCTGGTCAGTCTACCCCTCTTcttaaaaaagtgttttttttaaatgagatttttagcttagtttagagatacagc
It contains:
- the LOC116985883 gene encoding hemoglobin subunit beta-like, with translation MVTLTKEQADIIEEIWSHVDKKLITARALERVFAVYPWTTRLFSKLNGKFKATDAGVQEHAAKVVSALDIAVKNINNINFKQLSSEHQKIGVDTQNFTALGQTFIVELALQYKLQFTTKKHVAAHKFFKQVAEALSSNYH